The following are encoded in a window of Phytoactinopolyspora mesophila genomic DNA:
- a CDS encoding PTS sugar transporter subunit IIA, translating to MTDLITEDFVELHLGAGDRHAVTRQLAERLFTGGRVTDLDGFLADVRTREEQMPTGLPGGIGIPHAKSAHVVVPTLGFGRSADGVDFGADDGPARLIFLIAAPEGGDTEHLKMLAALARKLMNQEFKDALLSAPDAATVAGIVNREVVPS from the coding sequence ATGACCGACCTGATCACCGAGGATTTCGTCGAACTCCATCTGGGCGCCGGTGACCGGCATGCCGTGACCCGGCAGCTGGCGGAGCGGCTGTTCACGGGAGGCAGGGTCACCGACCTCGACGGCTTCCTCGCCGACGTGCGAACCCGTGAGGAGCAGATGCCCACCGGGTTACCCGGTGGAATCGGGATCCCGCATGCCAAGAGCGCACATGTAGTCGTGCCGACGCTCGGCTTCGGACGTTCGGCTGACGGCGTCGACTTCGGCGCCGACGACGGCCCGGCGCGGCTGATCTTCCTGATCGCCGCCCCGGAGGGCGGAGACACCGAACACCTGAAGATGCTGGCCGCGCTGGCCCGGAAGCTGATGAACCAGGAATTCAAGGACGCGTTGTTGTCCGCGCCCGATGCGGCCACCGTGGCCGGCATCGTCAACCGAGAGGTGGTGCCGTCGTGA
- a CDS encoding fructose-specific PTS transporter subunit EIIC: protein MKFVAVSSCPTGIAHTYMAAEALEQAARAAGHEITVETQGSAGLSPLPAETIAAADAVIFAADVEVRDRGRFDGKPLVDVGVKRAISAAADVISEAEQVARESAAVMAEAGAPGTSPVAPEAEPAALATKVTPGAGVGTRIRQWLMTGVSYMIPFVAAGGILIALGFMIGGYEIVDVELSSVVEDFNVFSSTSWAALFFHVGAAAFGFLVPILAGFIAFAIADRPGLAPGVVGGALALAVDAGFLGGIAAGFVGGFTALWISRIPVGKALRGVMPVVVIPLVATAVTGLVMLVLLGAPLSAAASGLENWLTGLTGANMVLLGALLGLMMAFDMGGPVNKVAYTFATTGLAGAATAADSTNLIIMAAVMAAGMTPPLGLALATVVRKRLFSRAERENGRAAWLLGASFITEGAIPFAAADPLRVIPSIMAGSAVTGAMVMGIGNTLRAPHGGIWVIGLIGQPALYLLAIVAGAVVTAGCVIGLKSLRRVPDPEDAAVAVGA from the coding sequence GTGAAATTCGTCGCCGTCAGCTCGTGCCCGACGGGCATCGCGCACACCTACATGGCCGCGGAGGCCCTCGAACAGGCCGCACGGGCCGCCGGGCACGAGATCACCGTCGAGACCCAAGGCTCCGCCGGTCTGTCGCCGCTGCCCGCGGAGACCATCGCCGCCGCCGACGCGGTGATCTTCGCCGCGGACGTGGAAGTCCGCGACCGCGGCCGGTTTGACGGCAAGCCCCTGGTCGATGTCGGCGTCAAACGCGCCATCTCGGCCGCTGCCGACGTCATCAGCGAAGCCGAACAGGTGGCACGTGAGTCTGCCGCTGTGATGGCGGAGGCAGGCGCGCCGGGCACGTCGCCTGTAGCACCAGAGGCCGAGCCGGCAGCCCTGGCCACCAAGGTGACGCCCGGGGCGGGCGTAGGCACCCGGATCCGCCAGTGGCTGATGACGGGTGTCAGCTACATGATCCCGTTTGTCGCCGCTGGTGGGATCTTGATCGCGCTGGGCTTCATGATCGGTGGATACGAAATCGTCGACGTGGAGCTGAGCAGCGTCGTCGAAGACTTCAATGTCTTCTCTTCCACCAGCTGGGCTGCGCTCTTCTTTCATGTCGGCGCGGCGGCATTCGGGTTTCTCGTCCCCATACTGGCAGGCTTCATCGCCTTCGCCATTGCCGACCGGCCCGGGCTGGCGCCCGGTGTTGTGGGCGGCGCGCTCGCGCTGGCCGTGGACGCGGGCTTCCTGGGAGGCATCGCGGCCGGATTCGTCGGCGGGTTCACCGCCTTGTGGATCAGCCGGATACCCGTCGGCAAGGCGCTGCGCGGTGTGATGCCGGTGGTGGTGATCCCGCTGGTGGCCACCGCGGTGACCGGCCTGGTCATGCTGGTCTTGCTGGGCGCTCCGCTGTCCGCGGCCGCGTCGGGCCTCGAGAACTGGCTGACCGGCCTGACCGGCGCCAACATGGTTCTGCTCGGAGCGCTTCTGGGTCTGATGATGGCCTTCGACATGGGCGGACCGGTCAACAAGGTGGCCTACACGTTCGCCACCACAGGGCTGGCCGGTGCTGCCACGGCGGCGGACAGCACCAACCTGATCATCATGGCGGCGGTGATGGCCGCCGGGATGACACCACCGCTGGGCCTGGCCTTGGCCACCGTCGTCCGCAAGCGGTTGTTCAGTCGCGCCGAGCGGGAAAACGGCCGTGCCGCATGGCTGCTGGGGGCGTCGTTCATCACCGAGGGAGCCATCCCGTTCGCCGCCGCCGACCCGTTGCGGGTGATCCCGTCCATCATGGCCGGCTCGGCCGTCACCGGTGCGATGGTGATGGGCATCGGTAACACGCTACGTGCGCCGCACGGAGGCATCTGGGTCATCGGCCTGATCGGCCAGCCGGCACTGTACCTGCTGGCTATCGTCGCCGGCGCGGTCGTCACCGCCGGGTGTGTGATCGGCCTGAAGAGCCTGCGCCGTGTTCCGGATCCCGAGGATGCGGCTGTGGCCGTTGGCGCCTGA
- a CDS encoding MmcQ/YjbR family DNA-binding protein, giving the protein MPVSSAAFLQIIEQLPETQQSVSPNYTAFKVGGNTFGYLWEATQTVGLKQTLAEQLALVAERPDVFEIQFTAGQFGWVVVYLEGIEFDELAELTFEAWRLTASVALVESHGDHLPSVP; this is encoded by the coding sequence ATGCCCGTGTCCAGCGCCGCGTTCCTTCAGATCATCGAGCAGCTGCCCGAAACCCAGCAGAGTGTGTCGCCCAACTACACCGCGTTCAAGGTCGGCGGCAACACCTTCGGTTATCTGTGGGAGGCAACCCAGACGGTCGGCCTGAAACAGACGCTGGCCGAGCAGCTCGCTCTCGTCGCCGAGCGTCCCGATGTCTTCGAGATCCAGTTCACGGCTGGCCAGTTCGGTTGGGTCGTGGTGTACCTGGAGGGCATCGAGTTCGACGAGCTGGCCGAGCTCACGTTCGAAGCCTGGCGCCTCACTGCCTCGGTGGCCCTCGTGGAGTCACACGGCGATCATCTGCCGAGTGTCCCGTGA